A genomic segment from Truepera sp. encodes:
- a CDS encoding PIG-L family deacetylase, producing the protein MPGSRRPPGERSWPTFGLAGVAAWGLVNERAITLVALGALLLAGVLVINLPALGAWWYARRFGLSAAALPAAQRLVAGDRVLVVAPHPDDEVLCCAGMVLQAHEAGAQVWIVYVTAGDAFELDAILLERKVWTSGEPMLELGRRRLDEARTAAAMLGVAHDHVVVLGFPDRGLRALVDGDPKKLFRSRFTLRSSVPYEAAQSPGLAYTGENLRAELRRVLAAVNPTVVLAPIPRDAHPDHRAVGELMIELLGERRQLDIGRWWIVHGDREWPLPKGVHLRQPLFPPLRARNVAWERFDLEPQWVETKLRAIYAYRSQVDLMRRFLEAFARRNELVSRSPAENQYRAP; encoded by the coding sequence ATGCCGGGCTCACGGCGTCCACCTGGCGAACGCTCGTGGCCAACGTTCGGGCTGGCCGGGGTGGCGGCGTGGGGCCTGGTCAACGAGCGGGCGATCACGCTCGTGGCTCTTGGTGCGTTGCTACTGGCCGGGGTATTGGTCATCAACCTTCCGGCACTGGGTGCCTGGTGGTACGCACGGCGCTTCGGCCTGAGCGCGGCGGCTTTACCGGCCGCACAGCGCCTGGTGGCCGGCGACCGAGTGCTCGTGGTCGCACCCCATCCGGACGACGAGGTGCTGTGCTGCGCCGGGATGGTGCTCCAGGCCCATGAGGCGGGAGCCCAGGTGTGGATCGTTTACGTGACCGCCGGTGACGCCTTCGAGCTGGACGCGATCCTCCTGGAACGCAAGGTGTGGACGAGTGGCGAACCCATGCTCGAGCTGGGGCGCCGAAGGCTGGACGAGGCGCGGACCGCGGCCGCCATGCTCGGCGTGGCGCACGACCACGTGGTCGTGCTCGGCTTCCCGGACCGCGGCCTACGCGCGCTGGTCGACGGTGACCCTAAGAAACTCTTCCGCTCGCGGTTCACTCTTCGCTCCAGCGTGCCTTACGAGGCGGCGCAGTCGCCCGGCCTCGCCTATACGGGGGAGAACTTGCGGGCAGAGTTGCGGAGAGTGTTAGCGGCGGTGAACCCGACCGTGGTCCTGGCGCCCATCCCGCGCGACGCGCATCCAGATCACCGTGCCGTGGGTGAACTCATGATCGAGCTACTGGGTGAGCGCCGCCAACTCGACATCGGGCGCTGGTGGATCGTGCATGGCGACCGCGAGTGGCCCCTGCCTAAAGGCGTGCATCTACGCCAACCGCTGTTCCCACCGTTGCGGGCGCGGAACGTTGCGTGGGAGCGCTTCGACTTGGAGCCGCAGTGGGTAGAGACCAAGCTCCGCGCGATCTACGCCTACCGGAGCCAGGTCGACCTGATGCGGCGCTTCCTCGAAGCGTTCGCGCGGCGCAATGAGCTGGTCAGCCGCTCACCGGCCGAGAACCAGTACCGAGCGCCGTGA
- a CDS encoding glutaredoxin family protein: MPVSPQPPHITLYTTSWCSDCHALKAYLDAKGLPYSEVNIEDDPEAAELVMRVNAGRRSVPTMVAGDLAESLSNFSPRKARDFLTRLGVAQI; this comes from the coding sequence ATGCCCGTATCTCCCCAACCCCCTCACATCACCCTCTACACCACCTCCTGGTGCTCGGACTGCCACGCCCTCAAGGCCTACCTGGACGCCAAGGGCCTGCCCTATTCCGAGGTGAACATCGAAGACGATCCTGAGGCGGCCGAGCTGGTCATGCGTGTCAACGCGGGTCGGCGGAGCGTCCCGACCATGGTGGCGGGCGACCTGGCCGAGAGCCTCTCGAACTTCTCACCGCGCAAGGCGCGTGACTTCCTCACGCGCCTCGGGGTCGCCCAGATCTGA
- the ubiE gene encoding bifunctional demethylmenaquinone methyltransferase/2-methoxy-6-polyprenyl-1,4-benzoquinol methylase UbiE → MAAMGAGPGPSGDGDRAERVRTMFSDIAPTYDLLNGVLSFGVDRRWRSEAARAALAHVPRVSGAVLDVATGTGDLAFTLKRQRPDVRVVGVDFAAPMLDLARLKAAKRGADIEFEQADGTALPYPDATFDAVTIAYGLRNFAEPDAGLREFRRVLKTGGRLTILEFPPPPAGAFGALFRFYFTRVLPRLGGLVSGAPGAYAYLPESVLAFFTPEALDSHLLEAGFERVEYRLQTFGVSALHVADVVPKPVGRRT, encoded by the coding sequence ATGGCTGCCATGGGCGCTGGGCCGGGTCCGAGCGGTGACGGTGACCGGGCCGAGCGCGTGAGGACCATGTTCTCCGACATCGCGCCCACCTACGACCTCCTCAACGGCGTGCTCTCCTTCGGTGTCGACAGGCGCTGGCGGTCGGAGGCCGCACGCGCGGCCCTGGCCCACGTCCCTCGGGTGTCCGGCGCGGTGCTCGACGTGGCGACCGGAACGGGCGACCTGGCGTTCACCCTGAAAAGACAGCGACCGGACGTGCGCGTGGTGGGCGTGGACTTCGCCGCGCCGATGCTCGACCTGGCGCGGCTCAAGGCAGCCAAGCGTGGCGCGGACATAGAGTTCGAGCAGGCCGACGGCACGGCCCTGCCGTACCCGGACGCGACGTTCGACGCCGTCACCATCGCCTACGGTCTGCGCAACTTCGCGGAACCCGATGCCGGACTGCGCGAGTTCCGTCGTGTGCTCAAGACAGGGGGGCGACTCACGATCCTAGAGTTCCCCCCACCGCCCGCGGGCGCCTTCGGTGCGCTGTTCCGCTTCTACTTCACGCGCGTTCTGCCGCGCCTGGGCGGCCTGGTGTCGGGCGCGCCCGGTGCTTATGCCTACCTGCCGGAGTCGGTGCTGGCGTTCTTCACCCCCGAGGCCCTCGACTCGCACCTGTTGGAGGCCGGCTTCGAGAGGGTAGAGTACCGGCTGCAGACCTTCGGGGTCTCGGCGCTCCACGTGGCGGACGTCGTGCCCAAACCGGTCGGGAGGCGAACATGA
- a CDS encoding FAD-dependent oxidoreductase yields MTVDLIVVGGGITGCEAAYAAARAGLGTLLVTTSLDTLYVMAHDEYELQPPPGSLMEACLGDSRGGPVVADAVELRRQAKRLLEAEPGLHLLQSTASALLVDGSRVTGVATWEGVDRAGGNVALCVGSFLGARLTVGSSVEHAGRLSEMAYADLEEDLLARGFRFEAGSLRLEALGGALPYEVGFDVFAGAEWSPDTYRLGRLEGLYAAGACVGRLGYETAALQGMTLARAVMRHAVP; encoded by the coding sequence GTGACGGTCGACCTGATCGTCGTGGGCGGCGGCATCACCGGCTGCGAGGCGGCCTACGCGGCCGCCAGGGCCGGCCTGGGCACGCTACTCGTAACCACGAGCCTCGACACGCTCTACGTGATGGCGCACGACGAGTACGAGCTGCAACCGCCGCCCGGCAGCCTCATGGAGGCCTGCCTGGGTGATTCGCGCGGTGGTCCGGTCGTGGCGGACGCCGTGGAGCTCAGGCGCCAAGCGAAGCGGCTGCTGGAGGCCGAGCCCGGTTTGCACCTCCTGCAGTCCACGGCGTCGGCACTCCTCGTGGACGGTTCGAGGGTCACCGGAGTCGCAACGTGGGAGGGCGTGGACAGGGCGGGCGGCAACGTGGCGCTCTGCGTCGGCAGCTTCCTCGGGGCGCGGCTCACCGTGGGGTCCAGCGTCGAGCACGCCGGGAGGTTGAGCGAGATGGCGTACGCCGACCTTGAAGAGGACCTCCTGGCCCGCGGGTTCCGGTTCGAGGCAGGGTCCTTACGGCTCGAGGCGCTGGGTGGGGCTCTGCCATACGAGGTCGGCTTCGACGTCTTCGCTGGTGCCGAGTGGTCGCCGGACACTTACCGCCTCGGTCGGCTCGAGGGGCTCTACGCCGCCGGCGCCTGCGTCGGCCGTCTCGGTTACGAGACGGCAGCGCTGCAGGGCATGACGCTCGCGCGAGCGGTCATGCGCCACGCGGTACCGTAG
- a CDS encoding 1,4-dihydroxy-6-naphthoate synthase: MSNRLSLGYSPCPNDTFIFHALTHGLLESAADLEFVVLLDDVEALNRSAAAGRLDVAKVSYHAYGHISSDYVMLRSGGALGRGVGPLVVARTPGLDLRGKRVAVPGGRTTAKLLLELWRPEGLELEELRYDAIIPAVAGGEVDAGLIIHESRFTYMTHGLHALVDLGAWWEGEVGELVPLGAIVARRSLGAAMHTRLAGLVRASLEYAWRRPGASTEYVAANAQEMSEEVRRQHIALYVNDYSLDVGVDGERAARRLLERGLSRGLFPALREPIFAA, encoded by the coding sequence GTGAGTAACCGCCTGTCGCTCGGCTACTCGCCGTGCCCCAACGACACCTTCATCTTCCACGCCCTCACCCACGGCCTCCTAGAGTCCGCCGCGGACCTCGAGTTCGTCGTCCTACTGGACGACGTAGAGGCCCTCAACCGCTCGGCCGCGGCCGGGCGGCTCGACGTTGCCAAGGTCAGCTACCACGCTTACGGCCACATCTCGTCCGATTACGTGATGCTGCGCAGTGGCGGCGCGCTCGGCCGCGGCGTCGGGCCGCTGGTCGTGGCCAGAACGCCCGGCCTCGACCTTCGGGGCAAGCGCGTCGCCGTCCCCGGTGGCCGCACCACGGCCAAACTCCTCCTCGAGCTGTGGCGGCCCGAGGGACTGGAACTCGAGGAGCTGCGCTATGACGCCATCATCCCGGCCGTGGCAGGCGGCGAAGTGGACGCCGGCCTCATCATCCACGAGAGTCGCTTCACTTACATGACTCATGGTCTTCATGCCCTGGTCGACCTGGGCGCCTGGTGGGAGGGCGAGGTGGGCGAACTCGTCCCCCTCGGAGCGATAGTGGCCAGGCGCTCGCTGGGCGCGGCGATGCACACGCGGCTGGCAGGGCTCGTAAGGGCCAGCCTCGAGTACGCCTGGCGTCGGCCCGGCGCGTCCACCGAGTACGTGGCCGCCAACGCCCAGGAGATGTCGGAGGAGGTTCGGCGGCAACACATCGCCCTCTACGTCAACGATTACTCGCTGGATGTCGGGGTCGATGGCGAACGCGCCGCGCGCCGGCTCCTCGAACGCGGCCTGAGCCGCGGCCTCTTCCCTGCTCTGCGCGAGCCCATTTTCGCGGCCTAG
- the rplT gene encoding 50S ribosomal protein L20, which yields MPRAKTGIVRRRRHQKILKRAKGYWGLRSKSVRVAQQTLLNAADYAYRDRRDKKAVFRRLWIARINAAARIEGVSYSRFVAGLRKAGVQLDRKVLADLAVREPSAFKALVDVARNA from the coding sequence ATGCCTAGAGCCAAGACCGGCATCGTTCGCCGTCGCCGTCACCAGAAGATCCTCAAGCGCGCCAAGGGTTATTGGGGCTTACGCTCCAAGAGCGTGCGCGTCGCGCAACAGACGCTTCTCAACGCCGCCGATTACGCGTATCGCGACCGCCGTGACAAGAAGGCCGTGTTCCGCCGCCTATGGATCGCGCGCATCAACGCAGCCGCGCGTATCGAGGGCGTGAGCTACTCGCGCTTCGTCGCCGGCCTGCGCAAGGCGGGCGTGCAGCTCGACCGTAAGGTTCTGGCCGACCTGGCAGTGCGCGAGCCGTCCGCCTTCAAGGCACTGGTCGACGTCGCCCGTAACGCCTGA
- a CDS encoding NAD(P)-dependent oxidoreductase, with product MSLKVLWRNAKTAAAARGLPVPQGVELRFAGPGEVAASDRDWAEVIVTGSAPPGLLTGPALRHIVVPFAGLSPELREAALARPGVSVHNSHYNAVMVAHHALALMFACTHDVVVADGAMRRGDWGKDEATAPVSLFLPGKVALLLGFGHIAKAQVAPLRALGMEVRAWRRRQEAEEGVFTYGPSDLLEALAAADVVLISLPATPETVGRVGPAELAALKPSAVLVNVGRGAVVDEEALYRALAERRLKAAGIDVWYDYPPRGYGLIRTFPSKFPFQELDNVVMSPHRADAVPDWQRASALDTLETLAGLARGEPRNLVDLAAGY from the coding sequence ATGAGCCTCAAGGTGCTGTGGCGCAACGCCAAGACCGCCGCCGCCGCGCGCGGTCTTCCCGTGCCGCAGGGCGTGGAACTGCGCTTCGCCGGCCCGGGTGAGGTGGCGGCCTCGGACCGCGACTGGGCCGAGGTGATAGTCACCGGGTCGGCGCCCCCCGGCCTGCTCACGGGGCCGGCACTGCGGCACATCGTCGTGCCGTTCGCGGGCCTGAGCCCGGAACTGCGCGAGGCGGCCCTGGCGCGGCCCGGGGTGAGCGTCCACAACTCCCACTACAACGCCGTCATGGTGGCACATCATGCCCTAGCCCTCATGTTTGCCTGCACCCACGACGTGGTGGTGGCCGACGGGGCCATGCGCCGCGGCGACTGGGGCAAGGACGAAGCCACGGCCCCGGTCAGCCTCTTCCTCCCCGGCAAGGTGGCGCTGCTCCTCGGCTTCGGTCACATCGCCAAGGCCCAGGTCGCCCCCCTGAGGGCACTGGGCATGGAGGTGCGCGCGTGGCGGCGGCGTCAGGAGGCCGAGGAGGGCGTCTTCACTTACGGCCCGTCCGACCTGCTCGAAGCCCTCGCGGCCGCCGACGTGGTCCTCATCAGCCTACCGGCGACGCCGGAAACGGTAGGCCGGGTGGGGCCGGCCGAGCTGGCGGCATTGAAGCCCTCCGCGGTGCTGGTGAACGTTGGCCGGGGTGCGGTCGTGGACGAGGAGGCGCTCTACCGCGCCCTCGCCGAGCGGCGCCTCAAGGCCGCCGGGATCGACGTCTGGTACGACTATCCCCCGAGAGGGTACGGTCTGATCAGGACGTTCCCCAGCAAGTTCCCGTTCCAAGAACTGGACAACGTGGTGATGAGCCCTCACCGGGCGGACGCCGTGCCTGACTGGCAGAGGGCGTCGGCACTCGACACGTTGGAAACGCTTGCCGGCCTGGCGCGCGGCGAGCCGCGGAACCTCGTCGACTTGGCGGCGGGTTACTGA
- the infC gene encoding translation initiation factor IF-3: MNEQIRVRQVRLIGSDGQQVGIVETRDALRMAREEDLDLVMVGEAAQPPVAKLLDYGKYRFELQQQTKDARRRSRQQEMKSIKFRVKIDDHDYETKVNHIRRFLKGGHKVKVTIMFRGRERTHPELGQGILNRVASDVTELAVVDAAPMIAGMDMNMILRPAGVPVES; the protein is encoded by the coding sequence GTGAACGAGCAGATCCGCGTGCGTCAGGTGCGCCTCATAGGGTCCGATGGCCAACAGGTCGGCATCGTCGAGACCCGTGACGCGCTTCGCATGGCACGCGAGGAAGACCTCGATCTCGTAATGGTGGGCGAGGCGGCGCAGCCGCCGGTCGCCAAGCTGCTGGACTACGGTAAGTACCGTTTCGAGTTGCAGCAGCAGACCAAGGACGCCCGCCGGCGCTCCCGCCAACAGGAGATGAAGTCGATCAAGTTCCGCGTCAAGATCGACGATCACGACTACGAGACCAAGGTCAACCACATCCGCCGTTTCCTCAAGGGTGGTCACAAGGTGAAGGTGACCATCATGTTCCGCGGCCGTGAGCGCACCCACCCAGAACTGGGGCAGGGGATCCTCAACCGCGTCGCCTCCGACGTCACGGAGCTGGCCGTGGTCGACGCCGCCCCGATGATCGCGGGGATGGACATGAACATGATCCTGCGCCCGGCGGGAGTACCGGTGGAGAGCTGA
- a CDS encoding TetR/AcrR family transcriptional regulator: MSSSGDFAAGPATATGQSPRERKKADRRERILGSAMALIEARGLKGATFELIAARAGVSRGTVFNYFPNKQSILVAYFARQLDALARRVEKKRAGAGFDALAEIGFLFTELAAFAAAHPELILPISFELLDPNEERSRAAFLALPLVEMFRDALRRAQSAGQVRLDYSSERLARSLANAYFITALQWAAYRQDRSVHEELAVALRLALDGLRV, encoded by the coding sequence GTGAGTTCCTCGGGCGATTTTGCGGCGGGACCGGCTACGGCCACCGGCCAGAGTCCGCGCGAGCGAAAGAAGGCGGACCGCCGCGAGCGCATCTTGGGTAGCGCGATGGCGCTCATCGAGGCGCGCGGCCTCAAGGGTGCCACGTTCGAGCTCATAGCGGCGCGCGCGGGCGTATCCCGGGGCACGGTGTTCAACTACTTCCCCAACAAGCAGAGCATCCTGGTTGCCTATTTCGCCCGCCAGTTGGACGCCCTGGCCCGGCGGGTGGAGAAGAAGCGGGCGGGGGCGGGTTTCGACGCACTTGCCGAGATCGGCTTCCTGTTTACCGAGTTGGCCGCGTTCGCCGCGGCCCACCCCGAACTCATCCTCCCCATCTCGTTCGAGCTGCTCGACCCGAACGAGGAACGCTCACGTGCGGCGTTCCTGGCGTTGCCGTTGGTGGAGATGTTCAGGGACGCGCTCAGGCGGGCGCAGTCGGCAGGCCAGGTGAGGCTGGACTACTCCTCGGAGCGCCTGGCGCGTTCGCTTGCCAACGCGTACTTCATCACCGCGCTACAGTGGGCTGCCTACCGGCAAGACCGGTCTGTACACGAGGAGTTGGCGGTCGCCCTGCGGCTTGCCCTGGACGGCTTGCGGGTCTGA
- the rpmI gene encoding 50S ribosomal protein L35 encodes MPKLKTHKGTKARVKITGRGKVKAMRSGKRHLNYKKSGRRIRQGRRDLIIAKPEAERIKTLLPYD; translated from the coding sequence ATGCCGAAACTCAAGACCCATAAGGGCACCAAAGCCCGTGTGAAGATCACAGGGCGAGGTAAGGTCAAGGCGATGCGCTCAGGCAAGCGACACCTGAACTACAAGAAGTCAGGCCGCAGGATTCGCCAGGGCCGCAGGGACCTAATCATCGCCAAGCCAGAGGCAGAGCGCATCAAGACGCTGCTGCCCTACGACTGA
- a CDS encoding glucose 1-dehydrogenase, whose protein sequence is MLELNGKVAIVTGGGGDIGRTAAVTLAKQGAKVFIVDIDQGAVDETLAAVRSAGGTAEGMKADVTQPAQVEAYAQKALDTFGSIDLFFNNAGIEGPAAPIPDYPVEAFEAVLNVNVKGVFLGLKYVLPRISEGGAVVNTASVAGLGGSPGLVGYIASKHAVIGITRTAALEQAPRRVRVNAVCPAPISGRMMKSIESNVGATEEDAFKGMVPLGRYGTPQEVANLVVMLLSDEASFLTGSYYTVDGGTRAS, encoded by the coding sequence ATGCTCGAACTCAACGGCAAGGTCGCGATCGTCACGGGCGGCGGCGGCGACATCGGCCGCACGGCTGCCGTCACCCTAGCCAAGCAGGGCGCGAAGGTCTTCATCGTCGACATCGACCAGGGCGCCGTCGACGAGACGCTTGCGGCCGTGCGTTCCGCCGGCGGGACGGCCGAGGGCATGAAGGCCGACGTCACGCAACCCGCGCAGGTCGAGGCGTACGCCCAGAAGGCGCTCGACACCTTCGGGTCCATCGACCTGTTCTTCAATAACGCCGGCATCGAGGGGCCCGCCGCGCCCATCCCCGACTACCCGGTCGAGGCGTTCGAGGCCGTCCTGAACGTGAACGTGAAGGGCGTGTTCCTCGGGCTGAAGTACGTGCTGCCGCGGATCTCGGAGGGCGGGGCGGTCGTCAACACGGCCAGCGTCGCCGGCCTGGGCGGGTCACCTGGCTTGGTCGGGTACATCGCCTCCAAGCACGCCGTGATCGGCATCACCCGCACCGCGGCCCTCGAGCAGGCACCGCGACGCGTCCGCGTCAACGCCGTCTGCCCCGCACCGATCTCGGGGCGCATGATGAAGAGCATCGAGTCGAACGTGGGCGCTACCGAGGAGGACGCCTTCAAGGGCATGGTGCCACTGGGCCGTTACGGCACGCCACAGGAGGTGGCCAACCTGGTGGTGATGCTGCTCTCCGACGAAGCGAGCTTCCTGACCGGCAGCTACTACACCGTCGACGGAGGCACTAGGGCCAGCTAG
- a CDS encoding aldo/keto reductase has translation MDDRSSKTLRLLGGAEMPVLGLGTYPLDNEQVEPVVGRALELGYRLFDTAESYGNEVGVGRALEASGIDRSELFVTTKFNARWHGEDLVREAFQRSAERLRLERIDQLMIHWPNPARGRFVDAWRGLIRLRDEGLVRSIGVANFKPHHLQRLLDETGVAPDVNQIELNPFADRSAVRAFHEEHEIATEAWAPLGKGGELLDDPVIADIGERHGRTPAQVVLRWSLQLGNVVIPKTKRRERLLENFSVFDFTLAANEMEAIEALSRGERAVTLDSDEFGH, from the coding sequence ATGGACGACCGTTCGAGCAAGACACTCAGGCTGTTGGGCGGGGCGGAGATGCCGGTGCTCGGGCTAGGCACGTACCCGCTCGACAACGAGCAGGTGGAACCGGTCGTCGGAAGGGCGCTCGAGCTCGGCTACCGGCTGTTCGATACCGCCGAGTCCTACGGCAACGAGGTCGGGGTCGGCAGGGCGCTCGAGGCCTCGGGGATAGACCGCTCCGAGCTGTTCGTCACGACGAAGTTCAACGCAAGGTGGCACGGCGAGGACCTCGTACGAGAGGCGTTCCAGCGCAGCGCGGAACGCCTGCGGCTCGAGCGCATCGACCAGTTGATGATCCACTGGCCGAACCCGGCTCGGGGTCGGTTCGTGGACGCCTGGCGGGGGCTCATCCGGTTGCGAGACGAGGGACTGGTGCGCTCGATCGGCGTGGCCAACTTCAAGCCGCACCACCTCCAGCGGCTGCTGGACGAGACCGGGGTCGCGCCCGACGTCAACCAGATCGAGTTGAACCCGTTCGCCGACCGCTCAGCAGTGCGCGCCTTTCACGAGGAGCACGAGATAGCCACCGAGGCCTGGGCGCCACTCGGTAAGGGTGGTGAGCTGCTCGACGATCCGGTGATCGCGGACATAGGCGAGAGGCACGGAAGGACGCCGGCTCAGGTCGTGCTGCGCTGGAGTCTGCAGCTCGGCAACGTCGTCATCCCCAAGACGAAGCGCCGCGAGCGGCTGCTGGAGAACTTCAGCGTCTTCGACTTCACTCTTGCCGCGAACGAGATGGAGGCCATCGAGGCGCTGAGCCGCGGTGAGCGCGCCGTGACGCTCGACTCCGATGAGTTCGGTCACTGA
- a CDS encoding CoA-binding protein encodes MAISDDQLRKVLDDTHTIAILGASTKSDRAANQVPLYLQRHGYTVLPVNPVAAGGELFGEPVTATLAEISQPVDLVDVFRRPVDIPAHVPDILAMRPLPKVVWFQLGIRNDEAAAQLEAAGITVVQDKCTKIEHARLLGGSAGAREPSDEG; translated from the coding sequence ATGGCAATCAGTGACGACCAACTACGCAAGGTGCTCGATGACACCCACACCATCGCGATCCTGGGCGCGAGCACGAAGAGCGACAGGGCCGCGAATCAGGTGCCTCTCTACTTGCAGCGGCACGGCTACACCGTGCTGCCGGTGAACCCGGTGGCAGCCGGCGGTGAGTTGTTCGGCGAGCCCGTGACGGCCACGCTCGCCGAGATCTCGCAGCCGGTCGACCTGGTGGACGTCTTCAGGCGCCCCGTCGACATCCCGGCGCACGTGCCCGACATCCTGGCCATGCGCCCGCTACCCAAGGTCGTTTGGTTCCAACTAGGCATCCGCAACGACGAGGCCGCCGCTCAGTTGGAGGCCGCCGGCATCACGGTGGTGCAGGACAAGTGCACGAAAATCGAGCACGCGCGGCTGCTCGGGGGCAGCGCCGGCGCTCGCGAGCCGAGCGACGAAGGGTGA
- a CDS encoding DUF488 domain-containing protein, whose product MDGTTIYTVGHSTHPIEEFTALLQAHGVKRLVDVRTIPKSRHNPQFMKDALAASLRAAGISYRWVRALGGLRRAHEGSPNGGWRNASFRGYADYMQTPEFAAAVDDLVSHAKHDDLAIMCSEAVPWRCHRSLIGDALLVRGVKVLDIMSKSSARPHKLTPFAHVDGTNITYPPS is encoded by the coding sequence GTGGACGGCACCACCATCTACACGGTAGGTCATTCGACTCACCCGATCGAGGAGTTCACCGCGTTGCTGCAGGCGCACGGCGTGAAGCGCCTGGTGGACGTTCGCACCATCCCCAAGTCGCGCCACAACCCCCAGTTCATGAAGGACGCCCTTGCCGCCAGCCTCCGCGCCGCCGGCATCAGCTACCGCTGGGTCAGGGCCCTGGGCGGCCTGCGGCGCGCGCACGAAGGCAGCCCCAACGGCGGCTGGCGCAACGCCTCGTTCAGGGGTTATGCCGACTACATGCAGACGCCAGAGTTCGCGGCCGCGGTGGACGACCTCGTCTCGCACGCCAAGCACGACGACCTGGCCATCATGTGTTCCGAGGCGGTGCCGTGGCGGTGCCACCGCTCACTGATCGGCGACGCGCTCCTGGTTCGTGGGGTCAAGGTCCTCGACATCATGTCGAAGTCTTCTGCCCGGCCCCACAAGCTGACGCCTTTCGCCCACGTGGACGGCACTAACATCACTTACCCACCGAGTTGA
- a CDS encoding GNAT family N-acetyltransferase → MDSDLLNSSLSVRPATTADARAIADVAFETAFFGASAAVFFPCPELFGELWVQPYLHAGHGHVAVTQAGKVVGYCVGVDQPTDYARGLLARLPRTVAALARCGCSPGWRTALRYGWRALRFRTPAAPARIYPAHLHLALLPASRGGGAGRALLSAFLTAAAARGVQGLQLSTTAGHVAAVNLYLSSGFEQWAAGASPLWRPWTGHDETHLTLVTALGTGSRPVSG, encoded by the coding sequence ATGGACTCCGACCTTCTCAACAGCTCTCTCAGCGTGCGCCCGGCAACCACCGCGGACGCCCGGGCAATCGCAGACGTGGCGTTCGAGACGGCGTTCTTCGGAGCCTCGGCTGCGGTGTTCTTCCCGTGTCCCGAGCTCTTCGGCGAGTTGTGGGTGCAGCCCTACTTGCATGCGGGCCACGGTCACGTGGCCGTCACCCAAGCGGGCAAGGTGGTCGGCTACTGCGTCGGCGTCGACCAGCCGACCGACTATGCTCGCGGGCTGCTCGCGCGCCTGCCAAGGACCGTAGCGGCGCTGGCACGCTGCGGGTGTAGTCCCGGTTGGCGCACGGCACTCAGGTACGGTTGGCGCGCGCTGCGTTTCAGGACGCCTGCCGCTCCGGCCCGGATCTACCCGGCACACCTCCACCTGGCGCTGCTGCCGGCCAGCCGTGGCGGCGGCGCCGGCCGCGCGCTCCTCAGCGCGTTCCTGACCGCCGCCGCCGCCCGCGGCGTGCAAGGCCTGCAACTCTCGACCACTGCCGGCCACGTGGCAGCCGTGAACCTCTACCTCTCCTCGGGGTTCGAGCAATGGGCTGCCGGCGCAAGCCCGCTGTGGCGGCCCTGGACAGGGCACGACGAAACGCACCTGACGCTGGTCACGGCGCTCGGTACTGGTTCTCGGCCGGTGAGCGGCTGA